A single window of Zea mays cultivar B73 chromosome 10, Zm-B73-REFERENCE-NAM-5.0, whole genome shotgun sequence DNA harbors:
- the LOC542492 gene encoding diphosphonucleotide phosphatase 1 yields the protein MAARVGLLPHAILVSSRALPTPRARVPYPLPPVPSYLRHASSSASRSCRASPRFVAVRAMASGNPYAAELAAAKKAVTLAAKLCQTVQQDIMHSGVQAKADKSPVTVADYGSQILVGFSLKMDVSSGPFSLVAEEDSDELRKDGAEEILEDITDLVNETIFDDGSYNISFTKEGILSAIDDGKSEGGPSGRHWVLDPIDGTKGFLRGDQYAIALALLDEGKVVLGVLACPNLPLSSINNINGNSSGDKVGALFSATIGCGAQVESLDGSPPQKISVCSIDNPVNASFFESYESAHSMHDLTGSIAEKLGVQAPPVRIDSQAKYGALARGDGAIYLRFPHKGYREKIWDHAAGSIVVTEAGGIVTDAAGNDLDFSKGRFLDLDTGIIATNKELMPSLLKAVQEAIKETNQAASLL from the exons ATGGCTGCGCGCGTGGGCCTGCTCCCGCACGCGATCCTCGTCTCCTCCCGAGCTCTACCCACGCCCCGAGCTCGCGTCCCTTATCCTCTTCCACCCGTCCCTTCCTACCTCCGCCacgcctcctcctccgcctcccgCTCCTGCCGCGCGTCGCCGCGTTTTGTCGCAGTCCGCGCCATGGCTTCGGGGAACCCCTACGCCGCCGAGCTCGCCGCCGCCAAGAAGGCCGTCACCCTCGCCGCCAAACTCTGCCAG ACAGTTCAACAGGATATTATGCATTCTGGCGTTCAGGCTAAGGCAGACAAAAGTCCTGTCACAGTGGCTGATTATG GATCTCAAATATTGGTCGGTTTTTCCTTAAAGATGGATGTATCATCTGGACCATTTTCATTGGTGGCTGAAGAG GACTCAGATGAATTGAGAAAAGATGGCGCTGAAGAAATTTTGGAAGATATTACTGACCTTGTCAATGAAACCATCTTTGATGATGGTTCATATAACATTTCGTTTACAAAGGAAGGTATACTCTCTGCAATTGATGATGGGAAGTCTGAGGGAGGTCCATCTGGACGACATTGGGTGCTTGATCCGATTGACGGTACTAAAGG TTTCTTGAGGGGCGACCAATATGCCATTGCATTGGCTCTGCTTGATGAAGGTAAAGTTGTTTTGGGTGTATTGGCTTGTCCAAATCTTCCATTGTCATCAATAAACAACATCAATGGTAACTCTTCGGGAGATAAAGTTGGTGCCCTGTTTTCTGCTACAATTGGTTGTGGGGCTCAAGTAGAGTCCTTAGATGGCTCTCCACCACAAAAG ATTAGTGTTTGCTCCATCGACAATCCTGTCAATGCATCATTTTTTGAATCCTATGAAAGTGCACACTCCATGCATGATTTGACTGGCTCTATTGCAGAG AAACTTGGTGTCCAAGCTCCTCCAGTTAGAATCGACAGCCAAGCAAAATATGGTGCTCTGGCCCGAGGTGATGGCGCCATTTACTTGCGCTTTCCACACAAAGGTTATAGAGAGAAAATATGGGACCATGCAGCAGGATCAATTGTCGTGACAG AAGCTGGAGGCATAGTAACAGATGCTGCGGGAAACGACTTGGATTTCTCCAAAGGGAGATTTCTGGATCTCGACACAGGCATCATCGCAACCAACAAGGAGTTGATGCCGTCGCTCCTGAAAGCTGTCCAAGAGGCTATTAAAGAGACGAACCAGGCTGCCTCCCTCTTATAG